One segment of Clostridium botulinum DNA contains the following:
- a CDS encoding coproporphyrinogen III oxidase has product MKIKINLNNLKYRYDVYQLFNIYFPLSEIKFVDDECNYSFYIDDKIMRFSHEKYVKEESLGDNIKQSLRRFVFSCLKEITKDEYPWGILIGIRPSKIALKLIQEGKNEKEIMDIFKNDYLANEDKAKICLEVAKSEEKFVNKKQDKISIYIGMAFCPTKCLYCSFTSNSIVGNKKMVEPYLDALIKEIKGISSYVKEKNLEIETVYFGGGTPTSVNDQQFKSVMTQIYNGFIKEKNVKEFTVECGRPDTITLDKLQTMKAYDVTRISINPQTMNDETLNLIGRKHTVDDIKEKFKMARELEFDDINMDIIIGLPGEGHEELIKTRDELIKLNPDSITVHGLCLKRGSIMYENFILKKGLDIPRQEEIIKMYEESRNLAKHLNISPYYMYRQKNMIGNMENVGYAKKGKECIYNIEMIEEKQTVIALGADAVSKIIFLDKDRIERFANLKDVREYVNRVDEMIDKKIKLLNTLY; this is encoded by the coding sequence ATGAAAATTAAAATTAATTTAAACAACTTAAAGTATAGATATGATGTATATCAATTATTCAATATATATTTCCCTTTAAGTGAGATTAAGTTTGTAGATGACGAATGCAATTATTCTTTTTATATTGATGATAAAATCATGAGATTTTCCCATGAAAAATATGTAAAAGAAGAATCTTTAGGAGATAATATAAAACAATCTCTTAGAAGGTTCGTTTTTTCTTGCTTAAAGGAAATAACAAAAGATGAATATCCATGGGGAATTTTAATAGGAATTAGACCCTCTAAAATAGCATTAAAGCTAATACAAGAAGGCAAAAATGAAAAAGAAATCATGGATATATTTAAAAATGATTATTTAGCAAATGAAGATAAAGCAAAAATATGTTTAGAAGTTGCTAAATCAGAAGAGAAATTTGTAAATAAGAAACAAGATAAAATTTCTATTTACATAGGCATGGCTTTTTGTCCAACTAAATGTTTATATTGTTCATTTACATCTAATTCTATAGTTGGAAATAAAAAGATGGTTGAACCTTATTTAGATGCTTTAATTAAAGAAATTAAAGGTATTAGTTCATATGTAAAAGAAAAGAATTTAGAAATAGAAACAGTTTATTTTGGTGGCGGAACACCAACTTCAGTAAATGATCAACAATTCAAATCTGTTATGACACAGATATATAATGGATTTATAAAAGAAAAAAATGTTAAAGAATTTACAGTTGAATGTGGAAGACCAGATACTATAACTTTAGATAAGCTACAAACAATGAAAGCGTATGATGTTACTAGAATAAGTATAAATCCACAAACTATGAATGATGAGACATTGAATTTAATAGGTAGAAAGCATACTGTAGATGATATAAAAGAAAAGTTTAAGATGGCAAGAGAACTTGAATTTGATGATATTAACATGGATATAATAATAGGATTACCAGGTGAAGGTCATGAAGAATTAATAAAAACTAGAGATGAATTAATAAAGTTAAATCCTGACAGCATTACTGTTCATGGTCTTTGTTTAAAGAGAGGCTCTATAATGTATGAAAATTTTATTCTAAAAAAGGGACTTGACATTCCGAGGCAAGAAGAGATAATAAAAATGTATGAGGAAAGTAGAAATTTAGCAAAACATCTAAATATTTCACCATATTATATGTATAGACAAAAAAATATGATTGGAAATATGGAGAATGTAGGATATGCTAAAAAGGGCAAAGAATGTATCTACAATATAGAAATGATTGAAGAAAAGCAAACAGTAATTGCTTTAGGAGCAGATGCTGTTAGTAAAATAATTTTTCTAGATAAGGATAGAATTGAAAGATTTGCTAATCTAAAAGATGTTAGAGAGTATGTTAATAGAGTAGATGAGATGATTGATAAGAAGATAAAATTATTAAATACACTGTACTAG
- the dtd gene encoding D-aminoacyl-tRNA deacylase: MRAVVQRVTSSSVKVEDNIVGSIGKGLNVLIGISKSDTLEDLKYIRDKVINLRIFQDEKEKMNLSLLDIKGELLVISQFTLYGDCRKGRRPNFMDAKGGEEAKELYEEFLSLLKESNLKVETGEFGADMKVEINNDGPVTIILDSSKNF; this comes from the coding sequence ATGAGAGCAGTAGTACAGAGGGTAACATCATCAAGCGTTAAAGTTGAGGACAATATAGTAGGGTCAATAGGAAAAGGACTCAATGTATTGATAGGGATATCTAAAAGTGATACATTAGAAGATTTAAAATACATAAGAGATAAGGTAATTAATTTAAGGATTTTCCAAGATGAGAAAGAGAAAATGAATTTATCTTTATTAGATATAAAGGGAGAATTGTTAGTTATTTCTCAATTTACATTGTATGGAGATTGTAGAAAAGGCAGAAGACCTAACTTTATGGACGCTAAAGGTGGAGAAGAGGCCAAAGAACTTTATGAAGAATTTCTTAGTCTTTTAAAAGAATCAAATCTAAAAGTTGAAACAGGAGAATTTGGAGCAGATATGAAAGTTGAAATCAATAATGATGGTCCTGTAACAATAATTTTAGATAGTAGTAAAAACTTTTAA
- the hisS gene encoding histidine--tRNA ligase has translation MAMEMQAPKGTKDMLPQDAYKWHYVENTFRDVVKAYGIREIRTPMFEHTELFLRGVGDTTDIVQKEMYTFNDKGNRSVTLKPEGTAPAVRAFIENRLFNEAQPTKLFYITPTFRYENVQKGRLRQFHQCGIEIFGSKEPTMDVEAIKVAMDTLSKLGLKSLSLHINNLGCPTCRAKYNEALKKFLEENYENLCDTCKSRFEKNPMRILDCKERKCHEITKNAPQILDYVCEECETHFNKVKEYLDVLEIPYIVDQGIVRGLDYYTKTIFEIINDDFTVCGGGRYDKLVEELGGPEMPAVGFAIGEERIIMTLENEGIEIPNENMVDLYIGARGDAEKKYAFKLAHDLRSLGIKCEINHMGRSIKAEMKYANKIGSKFTTILGEDELENNRINLKRMEDGEIFTLSLDSIEEIQKIVK, from the coding sequence ATGGCAATGGAAATGCAAGCACCTAAGGGTACTAAAGATATGTTACCACAAGATGCGTACAAATGGCATTATGTAGAAAATACATTTAGAGATGTAGTAAAGGCTTATGGAATAAGAGAAATTAGAACACCTATGTTTGAGCATACAGAACTATTTTTAAGAGGGGTTGGGGATACTACTGATATAGTTCAAAAGGAAATGTATACTTTTAATGATAAAGGAAATAGAAGTGTAACTTTAAAGCCAGAAGGAACTGCACCAGCAGTTAGAGCTTTTATTGAAAATAGATTATTTAATGAAGCCCAACCAACAAAATTATTTTATATAACACCAACTTTTAGATATGAAAATGTTCAAAAGGGGAGACTTAGACAATTTCATCAATGTGGAATTGAAATATTTGGATCTAAAGAACCTACAATGGATGTTGAAGCAATAAAGGTCGCTATGGATACTTTAAGTAAATTAGGGTTAAAGAGTTTAAGTTTACATATTAATAATTTAGGATGTCCAACTTGTAGAGCTAAATATAATGAAGCATTAAAAAAATTCTTAGAAGAAAATTATGAAAATCTTTGTGATACATGTAAAAGTAGATTTGAAAAAAATCCTATGAGAATTTTAGATTGTAAAGAAAGAAAATGTCATGAAATTACAAAGAATGCTCCACAAATTTTAGATTATGTATGTGAAGAGTGTGAAACACATTTTAATAAAGTAAAAGAGTATTTAGATGTTTTGGAAATTCCTTACATAGTAGATCAAGGAATAGTAAGAGGTCTAGATTATTATACAAAGACAATATTTGAAATAATAAATGATGATTTCACTGTATGTGGTGGTGGAAGATATGATAAACTTGTAGAAGAACTTGGTGGACCGGAAATGCCAGCTGTAGGTTTTGCTATAGGTGAAGAAAGAATAATAATGACTCTTGAAAATGAAGGAATAGAAATACCTAATGAAAATATGGTAGATTTATATATTGGAGCAAGAGGAGATGCAGAAAAAAAATATGCATTCAAGTTAGCTCATGATTTAAGAAGTTTAGGAATTAAATGTGAAATTAATCATATGGGAAGAAGCATAAAAGCAGAAATGAAATATGCTAATAAAATCGGATCTAAATTTACAACTATATTAGGTGAAGATGAATTAGAAAATAACAGAATTAATTTAAAGAGAATGGAAGACGGAGAAATTTTCACGCTTTCATTAGATAGTATAGAAGAAATACAAAAAATAGTTAAATAA
- a CDS encoding MBL fold metallo-hydrolase — MIIKTIPAGMYEANCYLVIDENTKECGIIDPGGDAERLKSIIDSLNVDVKYILLTHGHMDHVGGVVELSEAFKIPFYINKIDEEYMEKDNFVFGTLPKASGYLQEGDTIKLGNKEFKVIETPGHTKGGLCFFIEDKLFTGDTLFQASIGRTDFAGGNFEEIIKSIKEKLLILGDDIEVYPGHGPMSTIGYEKKRNSFLIY, encoded by the coding sequence TTGATTATAAAAACAATTCCAGCAGGAATGTATGAAGCAAATTGTTACTTAGTAATAGATGAGAACACAAAAGAATGTGGGATAATTGATCCAGGCGGAGATGCTGAAAGATTAAAAAGTATAATTGATTCTTTAAATGTAGATGTAAAGTACATTTTATTAACACATGGGCATATGGATCATGTAGGTGGAGTAGTTGAATTAAGTGAAGCTTTTAAAATTCCATTTTATATAAATAAAATAGATGAAGAGTATATGGAAAAAGATAATTTTGTTTTTGGAACATTACCAAAGGCTTCTGGATATTTACAAGAAGGTGATACAATAAAATTAGGGAATAAAGAATTTAAAGTTATTGAAACACCTGGACATACAAAAGGTGGACTTTGCTTTTTTATTGAAGATAAACTATTTACAGGAGATACACTTTTCCAAGCTTCTATTGGAAGAACTGATTTTGCAGGTGGGAATTTTGAAGAAATTATAAAAAGTATAAAAGAAAAACTATTAATACTTGGTGATGATATAGAAGTTTATCCAGGACATGGCCCGATGTCTACAATAGGATATGAAAAAAAGAGAAATAGCTTTTTAATATACTAG